From the genome of Syngnathus acus chromosome 24, fSynAcu1.2, whole genome shotgun sequence, one region includes:
- the dtl gene encoding denticleless protein homolog, with protein sequence MLFRSIIENRLGRQRQNALPTQTRTMYPLSSLLEGYQCVRNDEHISYGSLGDSVPPFGLSFSSAREIQDVLAVANEEGIVRIYNTEGRGDRLLKEWLAHENAVFDIAWVPGESQLVTAAGDQMARLWDVKSGELLGGFRGHLCSLKSVAFTSEDKAVFCTGARDGNILVWDTRCSKKDGFYKPVKQIQGAHNKAETNPPSKTKKRRLSVRGMAPSVDTQQSVTVVLFQDQHTLISSGAVDGFVKMWDLRKNYTAHHHQPVALQTYPYPGSSMRMRLGYSGLVLDSTRSNVMCNCTDDNIYMFNVSGIKTTPEAVFSGHQNSSFYIKSTISPNNQFLASGSSDNHTYIWKISDPTQPPITLLGHSEEVTSVAWCPTDFTKIASCSDDHTVRIWRLRREMGGEQSSVGEANLVGWARPKSPRKLSNPTEITPAKEQMVESIGGLASPCLASCAPSGAALPLSSSTTSPVHSRQAKAANYQRTSIKSWLSPSQGSPSQKSPLLCKVLSPCPQSPTNCTSPLVPRAKRRLETVNGSTDECEGTKLSECVSELYPVAKRCKGQSGIARPAQGDLPHTDNHIDEGRESSIQSGKENYCPGVTDWLSAMGQKMRGNSRSPRSPSAAKKQEGKTPASPTLNSPRNMKKISSYFMRRGTD encoded by the exons CATTACCTACTCAAACCCGGACCATGTATCCCCTGAGCTCCCTCCTGGAAGGCTACCAGTGTGTTCGCAATGATGAACATATCTCCTATGGCAGCCTTGGTGATTCAGTGCCCCCATTTGGACTATCCTTCTCCTCTG CGAGGGAGATTCAGGATGTTCTGGCTGTGGCAAATGAAGAAGGCATTGTTAGGATTTACAACACTGAGGGGCGAGGAGACCGACTTCTTAAAG AATGGCTGGCTCACGAGAATGCTGTCTTTGACATAGCATGGGTGCCTGGGGAGTCTCAATTG GTGACTGCTGCAGGCGACCAGATGGCCAGGTTGTGGGACGTGAAGTCAGGCGAACTGTTAGGTGGCTTCAGAGGCCACCTTTGCAGCCTCAAATCTGTTGCATTCACTTCAGAGGACAAAG CTGTATTCTGTACTGGCGCAAGAGACGGAAATATTTTGGTGTGGGATACCAGATGCAGCAAAAAAG ATGGTTTCTACAAACCAGTGAAACAAATCCAGGGTGCTCATAACAAAGCAGAGACAAACCCCCCAtcgaaaacaaagaaaagacgaCTCAGTGTTCGTGGCATGGCTCCCAGTGTG GACACCCAGCAGAGTGTCACTGTGGTGTTATTTCAAGATCAGCACACTCTCATCTCCTCGGGGGCAGTTGATGG GTTTGTGAAGATGTGGGACCTGAGGAAAAACTACACCGCGCACCATCACCAACCTGTAGCCCTGCAGACGTACCCGTATCCCGGCTCTTCTATGCGTATGCGTCTCG GGTATTCTGGTCTTGTCCTGGACTCCACGAGGTCTAATGTCATGTGCAACTGCACTGATGACAACATTTACATGTTCAATGTCAGTGGAATCAAAACTACACCAG aGGCTGTGTTCAGTGGCCACCAAAACTCATCTTTTTACATCAAATCCACAATTAGTCCAAATAACCAGTTCTTGGCCAGTGGCTCAAGTGATAACCACACATACATATGGAAG ATCTCTGATCCTACGCAGCCTCCCATAACTCTTCTAGGCCATAGTGAGGAAGTGACATCTGTTGCATGGTGCCCAACAGACTTCACTAAG ATCGCTTCCTGCTCCGATGACCACACTGTGCGCATCTGGCGCCTACGTCGTGAAATGGGTGGAGAACAGTCATCAGTGGGAGAGGCCAATCTTGTTGGCTGGGCACGTCCAAAAAGTCCACGCA AACTTTCGAATCCCACTGAGATAACACCTGCTAAGGAGCAGATGGTTGAGAGCATTGGAGGCCTGGCCTCTCCGTGCCTCGCCTCCTGTGCTCCCAGTGGTGCCGCCTTACCGCTCTCCTCCAGCACCACCTCACCTGTCCATTCTCGGCAAGCCAAAGCTGCTAATTATCAGAGAACTTCCATTAAGTCCTGGCTCTCCCCCAGTCAAGGATCTCCAAGCCAAAAGAGCCCTCTACTGTGTAAAGTTCTGAGTCCGTGTCCTCAGAGCCCAACGAATTGCACTTCTCCTTTGGTACCGCGAGCCAAACGTAGGCTGGAGACTGTCAACGGCTCAACTGATGAATGTGAGGGCACAAAGCTGAGCGAGTGTGTCTCCGAACTCTACCCTGTTGCCAAAAGGTGCAAGGGCCAGTCTGGCATCGCCCGCCCAGCTCAAGGGGATCTGCCACACACAGACAATCATATTGACGAAGGCCGAGAGTCATCAATACAGTCTGGAAAGGAAAACTACTGCCCTGGGGTGACAGACTGGCTGTCAGCAATGGGCCAAAAGATGAGAGGAAACTCTCGTAGCCCTCGAAGCCCCAGTGCTGCAAAGAAACAAGAGGGCAAGACGCCAGCATC